A genomic stretch from Chitinophaga agri includes:
- a CDS encoding FAD-dependent oxidoreductase: MLIAAKKVAIIGGGPGGLTLARLLQMKGVDVTVYERDVDAEARVQGATLDLHFESGLKAIKAMGLRDAFLANYRPGAEKGRVIDKYGQVVYDEHSMNFNATVDLLDLESEYARPEIDRAPLRDMLLDSLQPSTVVWNRQFKNMTPAGYGWQIEFSNGDTVTADIVIGADGGNSKVRPFVTDIRPSYAGVVIVQGNVSHAATTVPQASELLKGGKVYVHADGKYLHISSKGDGSIDFYFVQEKPEGWWNSSGIDFSDGQQVLTWFLSETPGWNNVWAPLFEKADSPYLLRPQYCIPFDQSWEPHANVTLLGDAAHIMPPSGEGVNLAMLDALDLAECLTSEGFSDVKAAIAAYEAAMQERGTAEARSSIEMSQWMRADEAQERLLELFNPVQ; encoded by the coding sequence ATGTTAATAGCAGCTAAAAAAGTAGCCATCATTGGCGGTGGCCCAGGGGGGTTGACGCTGGCACGCCTGTTACAAATGAAAGGTGTGGATGTGACCGTATATGAACGAGATGTGGACGCCGAAGCCCGCGTACAGGGCGCAACGTTAGACCTTCACTTTGAATCGGGCCTTAAGGCTATTAAAGCTATGGGCCTGCGCGATGCATTCCTGGCCAACTATCGTCCCGGGGCGGAAAAGGGCCGGGTGATCGATAAATACGGCCAGGTCGTTTACGACGAGCATAGTATGAACTTCAATGCCACGGTAGACCTGCTGGATCTGGAGAGTGAATATGCCCGGCCAGAGATAGACCGGGCGCCGCTACGCGATATGCTGCTGGATTCCCTGCAACCAAGCACTGTGGTGTGGAACCGCCAGTTTAAAAATATGACGCCGGCAGGTTATGGCTGGCAGATCGAATTCAGCAACGGCGATACAGTTACCGCCGATATCGTGATCGGCGCAGATGGCGGCAATTCCAAAGTGCGCCCATTCGTTACAGACATTCGCCCAAGCTATGCGGGCGTGGTGATCGTGCAGGGCAATGTGAGCCATGCTGCTACCACTGTGCCCCAGGCCAGTGAACTGCTTAAAGGCGGGAAAGTCTACGTGCATGCCGATGGCAAATACCTGCACATTTCTTCTAAGGGCGATGGCAGTATAGATTTTTACTTCGTACAGGAAAAGCCGGAAGGCTGGTGGAACAGTAGCGGCATAGATTTCTCCGACGGGCAGCAGGTGCTGACCTGGTTCCTCTCTGAAACACCAGGCTGGAATAATGTATGGGCACCCCTGTTTGAGAAGGCGGATTCGCCTTATTTGTTGCGTCCGCAGTATTGCATTCCCTTTGATCAAAGCTGGGAGCCCCATGCTAATGTTACGCTGCTGGGTGATGCGGCCCATATCATGCCGCCCTCCGGCGAAGGCGTGAACCTGGCTATGCTGGATGCGTTGGACCTGGCTGAATGCCTTACCAGTGAGGGTTTTTCAGATGTCAAAGCGGCTATTGCCGCATATGAGGCGGCTATGCAGGAGAGAGGCACGGCAGAAGCGAGATCTTCTATCGAGATGAGTCAATGGATGCGGGCAGACGAGGCCCAGGAACGACTATTGGAACTGTTTAACCCTGTGCAATAA